A single Sutterella megalosphaeroides DNA region contains:
- a CDS encoding 5-methylcytosine restriction system specificity protein McrC has translation MIASNGIVIRNIYHMLAYAYRALRHRGRERVECEPFEHAEDLLAQILELGLAGLVKRGLHRDYRPFDEDLRTVRGTIRLADSMRHRMHKRRLIACTYDQLTPDNTLNRILKSTAEKLAWNLVVRKDLRANLKKTLAAFDGVASIDLSTVRWSQLQIGGQTETYGLLLNVCRLVAERALLTEEEGVRKLDAWIQDENNSALFERFLRGYFAVQHPDLRPSGRAIRWDTSSGAPTSAIIPGMFADLVLTGPERVLVVDAKFYKRVLSDSRFEKQKIRSDHLYQINAYVTNIAAAYPGKETAGMLIYAKTENESVPDTAFRSAGHELSVVTLDLTGDFASIAARLDAIAESVRRSRSV, from the coding sequence ATGATCGCTTCAAACGGCATCGTCATCCGGAACATCTACCACATGCTCGCCTACGCCTATCGGGCGCTGCGGCATCGTGGAAGAGAGCGGGTGGAGTGTGAACCCTTCGAGCACGCGGAGGATCTCCTCGCGCAGATCCTGGAGCTCGGCCTCGCGGGCCTCGTGAAGCGGGGCCTCCACCGCGACTACCGCCCGTTCGACGAGGACCTTCGGACCGTGCGCGGTACGATTCGGCTTGCTGACTCGATGCGTCACCGCATGCACAAACGCCGCCTGATTGCCTGTACCTACGACCAGCTCACGCCCGACAACACGCTGAACCGCATCCTCAAGTCGACGGCCGAAAAGCTCGCTTGGAATCTCGTAGTTCGCAAGGACCTGAGGGCGAATCTCAAAAAGACGCTTGCCGCCTTCGATGGCGTGGCGTCGATCGATCTTTCAACCGTTCGGTGGTCGCAGTTGCAGATCGGGGGACAAACCGAGACGTACGGGTTGCTTCTCAACGTCTGTCGGCTCGTCGCGGAGCGAGCGTTGCTCACCGAAGAGGAGGGCGTGCGCAAGCTCGACGCCTGGATCCAAGACGAGAATAATTCGGCACTTTTCGAGCGCTTCCTGCGCGGCTACTTCGCCGTGCAACACCCCGATCTGCGCCCCTCCGGCAGGGCGATCCGTTGGGATACGTCGTCGGGCGCCCCGACGAGCGCGATCATCCCCGGCATGTTTGCGGACCTTGTCCTGACGGGTCCGGAGAGGGTGCTCGTCGTGGACGCCAAGTTCTACAAGCGCGTGCTTTCCGATTCGCGCTTCGAAAAGCAGAAGATCCGATCGGACCATCTCTACCAGATCAACGCCTACGTCACCAACATCGCGGCCGCCTATCCGGGAAAGGAAACGGCGGGGATGCTCATCTACGCGAAGACGGAGAATGAAAGCGTGCCCGACACGGCGTTTCGTTCCGCCGGGCACGAGCTCTCGGTGGTGACGCTCGATCTGACGGGCGACTTTGCGTCGATCGCCGCGCGACTCGATGCCATAGCCGAGAGCGTGAGGAGAAGCCGTAGCGTGTGA
- a CDS encoding AAA family ATPase: MSEDDLRKLKGLLLHKKNVILQGPPGVGKTYAAKRLAWALAGEKDDTRIRCVQFHQSYSYEDFVWGFKPDGEGFVGRDGVFAEFCRRAAADPGKPYFFIIDEINRGNLSKILGEALMLIEADHRGEALQLASGGEAFTVPENLYIIGMMNTADRSIAIIDYALRRRFGFFTVRPAFKSDGFRQYADRVKQAIALAEAAEAPEASQKAQAEEGGLETSARSERCERFKRLVGAIVSLNDEIRNDPTLGKGFEVGHSFLAGAPLKTSDSEYVAIDLEAFDTWFANLIDYELLPLLEEYWYDDEAKLAHWTDRLTALVGSPW; encoded by the coding sequence ATGTCGGAGGACGATCTTCGGAAGCTGAAGGGGCTGCTTCTTCACAAGAAGAACGTCATTCTTCAAGGCCCGCCCGGGGTCGGCAAGACCTACGCCGCGAAGCGACTCGCGTGGGCGCTCGCGGGCGAAAAGGACGACACGCGAATCCGCTGCGTTCAATTCCATCAGAGCTACTCGTACGAAGACTTCGTATGGGGCTTCAAGCCCGACGGAGAAGGGTTCGTCGGACGAGACGGCGTTTTTGCGGAATTCTGTCGTCGTGCGGCGGCGGATCCCGGGAAGCCGTATTTCTTCATCATCGACGAGATCAACCGCGGCAACCTGAGCAAGATTCTCGGCGAAGCGTTGATGCTGATCGAGGCCGATCACCGCGGCGAAGCCCTGCAGCTCGCTTCCGGGGGCGAAGCCTTCACGGTCCCGGAGAACCTCTACATCATCGGGATGATGAATACGGCGGACCGGTCGATTGCGATCATCGACTACGCTCTGCGGCGTCGTTTCGGGTTCTTCACGGTTCGACCGGCGTTCAAATCCGACGGTTTCCGGCAGTACGCCGACCGCGTGAAGCAAGCGATTGCGCTCGCCGAAGCAGCTGAAGCTCCTGAAGCTTCTCAAAAGGCGCAAGCCGAGGAGGGCGGTCTCGAAACCTCTGCCCGTTCCGAACGCTGCGAGCGCTTCAAGCGCCTCGTCGGGGCGATCGTGAGTCTCAACGACGAGATCCGCAATGACCCCACGCTCGGGAAGGGTTTTGAGGTCGGGCACAGCTTCTTGGCGGGCGCGCCCTTGAAGACGTCCGACTCCGAGTACGTCGCGATCGACCTCGAAGCGTTCGATACCTGGTTTGCGAACCTCATCGACTACGAGCTTCTGCCGCTTCTCGAAGAGTACTGGTACGACGATGAAGCGAAGCTCGCTCACTGGACCGACCGCCTGACGGCTCTTGTCGGTTCTCCTTGGTGA
- a CDS encoding M20 metallopeptidase family protein encodes MSEIHQDALPTAPEWLEAAVADELANTIALRRHFHANPELGNQETKTRDYIAAELRKYGVDEVVTGFGEAHTAVIGVLNPGKGHAVGLRADIDALPVKENTGLAFASCARGTMWGRETDVSHMCGHDMHIAMLLSAARILAAHKDDVPRTVVFVFQPAEEGDSIENPFERETRKLSGGRALVEGGLIEQYGIEQMFGIHVMARVPTGTMQIVPGTALNSIDTFEIEIEGVQAHGAMPWTGVDATLVAAETVIALQQLVARNIDLTRGMGVITIGKLVAGETANVMAGRASMLGTMRTNNMAIRERMLERLPQVVEGTALASGAKASVRIADSYPVTVNNAELARESIQVLRRFGVDAVEIEKGVGASEDFSYYAQKVPSVYMFLGTDPEGVVNAPNNHSDMFNPDESAMAAGVRAHIASVMRPVVTKA; translated from the coding sequence ATGTCCGAAATTCATCAGGATGCACTCCCGACCGCTCCCGAATGGCTTGAAGCGGCCGTCGCCGACGAACTTGCGAACACCATCGCGCTTCGCCGTCACTTTCACGCCAACCCCGAACTCGGCAACCAGGAAACGAAGACCCGCGACTACATCGCCGCGGAGCTTCGCAAATACGGCGTCGACGAGGTCGTGACGGGGTTCGGCGAGGCACACACGGCCGTGATCGGCGTTTTGAATCCCGGCAAGGGCCACGCCGTCGGCCTTCGTGCCGACATCGACGCACTTCCCGTGAAGGAAAACACGGGGCTTGCCTTTGCGAGCTGCGCGCGCGGCACGATGTGGGGTCGTGAAACGGACGTTTCCCACATGTGCGGGCACGACATGCACATTGCGATGCTCTTGTCGGCTGCCCGAATCCTCGCCGCCCATAAGGACGACGTTCCCCGCACGGTGGTCTTCGTCTTTCAGCCCGCGGAAGAGGGCGACTCGATCGAAAACCCCTTCGAGCGCGAAACCCGGAAGCTTTCGGGCGGTCGTGCGCTCGTTGAAGGCGGCTTGATCGAACAGTACGGGATCGAGCAAATGTTCGGGATCCACGTGATGGCCCGCGTTCCTACGGGGACGATGCAGATTGTTCCGGGCACGGCCCTCAATTCGATCGACACCTTCGAAATCGAGATCGAAGGCGTGCAGGCGCACGGTGCGATGCCCTGGACGGGTGTGGACGCGACGCTCGTTGCGGCGGAAACCGTGATTGCGCTTCAGCAGCTCGTCGCGCGCAACATCGATCTCACGCGCGGCATGGGCGTCATCACCATCGGGAAGCTCGTTGCGGGCGAAACCGCGAACGTGATGGCGGGTAGGGCGTCCATGCTCGGGACCATGCGCACGAACAACATGGCGATTCGCGAACGCATGCTCGAACGCCTCCCGCAGGTCGTGGAAGGCACGGCTCTCGCTTCGGGCGCGAAGGCCTCGGTGCGCATCGCCGACAGCTATCCCGTCACGGTCAACAACGCCGAACTCGCGCGCGAAAGCATTCAGGTGCTTCGCCGCTTCGGGGTTGATGCCGTCGAAATCGAGAAGGGCGTCGGCGCGAGCGAAGACTTTTCCTACTACGCGCAGAAGGTGCCTTCGGTCTACATGTTCCTTGGGACCGACCCCGAAGGCGTCGTGAACGCTCCGAACAACCATTCGGACATGTTCAACCCGGACGAGTCCGCCATGGCTGCGGGCGTTCGCGCGCACATCGCGTCGGTGATGCGTCCGGTCGTGACGAAGGCCTGA
- the htpG gene encoding molecular chaperone HtpG, with amino-acid sequence MAAQVHGFQTEVSKLLRLLAKSLYSNSDVFLRELVSNASDAIDKLRFLSITKPELVKDDPVFSIRVRADREAGMLTITDNGIGMTESEANEHLGTIAKSGTEAFLANLSGDEAKDSQLIGQFGVGFYSAFIVADRVTVISRSANAPENEAVRWESTGEGTYTSELTTRAGRGTDVILHLKPEASKYLEDWELEEIIRTYSDHIATPVSLWKETTPAKTDEKDENVVEPAHYEWVQVNDAKALWTMNPREVKDEDYKAFYKHLTHEYADPLCWAHNRVEGEMEYTSLLYCPATAPWNLYDGREGHGLKLYVQRVFILDKAEAFLPHYLRFIRGLIDTNDLPLNVSRELLQESTVTHKLKKAVTKRALGMLEKLAADNDKYAAFWSEFGKCLKEGVVEDPANREAVMKLLRFASTKDAETEARSATVSLADYVARAPKEQTKIYYLVAGSYEAALSSPYLETFRKKGIEVLLLWERIDEWMMSGMPEFEGKAFVSVTASDLELGELAKDDAEAQKKVEEAAGDSVERLKKALGDKVEGVRVSSRLVESASCVIGQNDQMLTPQMRRMLEAAGRPVPEEKFTLEINPSHPLIQKALAETDEARFADWADVIYEQAVLADQGTVKDPAGFVKRLNALLTK; translated from the coding sequence ATGGCCGCTCAAGTCCATGGTTTTCAGACCGAAGTCTCCAAGCTTCTTCGCCTTCTTGCGAAGTCGCTCTATTCGAATTCCGACGTGTTCCTGCGCGAGCTCGTCTCGAACGCCTCCGACGCGATCGACAAGCTCCGCTTTCTCTCCATCACGAAGCCCGAACTCGTGAAGGACGATCCCGTCTTCTCGATTCGCGTGCGCGCGGACCGAGAAGCGGGCATGCTCACGATCACGGACAACGGCATCGGCATGACCGAATCGGAAGCGAACGAACACCTCGGCACGATCGCGAAGTCGGGGACCGAAGCGTTCCTTGCGAACCTCTCGGGCGACGAAGCGAAGGATTCGCAGCTGATCGGGCAGTTCGGCGTGGGCTTTTATTCCGCTTTCATCGTCGCGGACCGTGTGACGGTGATCTCGCGCTCGGCGAACGCCCCCGAAAACGAAGCCGTCCGTTGGGAGTCGACGGGCGAAGGTACGTACACGTCCGAATTGACGACGCGCGCCGGCCGCGGCACCGACGTGATTCTTCATCTCAAGCCCGAAGCCTCGAAGTATCTCGAAGACTGGGAACTCGAAGAAATCATCCGCACCTACTCCGACCACATCGCCACGCCCGTCTCCCTCTGGAAGGAAACGACGCCCGCGAAGACGGACGAGAAGGACGAAAACGTCGTCGAACCCGCGCACTACGAGTGGGTCCAGGTGAACGACGCGAAGGCGTTGTGGACCATGAACCCCCGCGAAGTGAAGGACGAAGACTACAAGGCCTTCTACAAGCACTTGACGCACGAGTATGCCGATCCGCTCTGCTGGGCGCACAACCGCGTCGAAGGCGAAATGGAATACACGTCGCTTCTCTACTGCCCGGCAACCGCTCCGTGGAACCTCTACGACGGGCGCGAGGGGCACGGGTTGAAGCTCTACGTGCAGCGCGTTTTCATTCTGGATAAGGCCGAGGCGTTCCTGCCGCATTACCTGCGCTTCATCCGCGGGTTGATCGACACGAACGATCTGCCGCTCAACGTCTCGCGCGAGCTCCTGCAGGAGAGTACCGTGACGCACAAGCTGAAGAAGGCCGTCACGAAGCGCGCCCTCGGCATGCTTGAAAAGCTGGCCGCGGACAACGACAAGTACGCCGCCTTCTGGAGCGAGTTCGGCAAGTGCCTCAAGGAAGGCGTCGTCGAAGACCCCGCGAACCGCGAAGCCGTGATGAAGCTCCTGCGCTTTGCGTCGACGAAGGACGCGGAAACCGAAGCCCGCTCCGCGACGGTGTCGCTCGCGGACTACGTCGCGCGCGCCCCGAAGGAACAGACGAAGATCTACTACCTCGTCGCCGGCAGCTACGAAGCCGCCCTTTCCTCGCCCTACCTCGAAACCTTCCGCAAGAAGGGGATCGAAGTGTTGCTGCTCTGGGAACGCATCGACGAGTGGATGATGTCGGGCATGCCCGAATTCGAAGGGAAGGCCTTCGTCTCGGTCACGGCTTCGGATCTTGAGCTCGGGGAGCTTGCCAAGGACGACGCCGAAGCGCAGAAGAAGGTCGAAGAAGCGGCGGGTGACTCGGTCGAGCGTCTCAAGAAGGCCTTGGGCGACAAGGTCGAAGGCGTGCGCGTTTCGAGCCGCCTCGTCGAGAGCGCGAGCTGCGTGATCGGGCAGAACGACCAGATGCTCACGCCGCAGATGCGTCGCATGCTTGAAGCGGCGGGCCGCCCCGTGCCCGAAGAAAAGTTCACGCTTGAAATCAATCCCTCGCACCCGCTCATCCAAAAGGCCCTGGCCGAAACGGACGAAGCGCGCTTTGCGGATTGGGCGGACGTCATCTACGAGCAGGCCGTCTTGGCCGACCAGGGGACCGTCAAGGACCCGGCGGGCTTCGTGAAGCGCCTGAACGCCCTCCTCACGAAGTAA
- a CDS encoding ATP-binding protein has product MSNFLERDLEPAITAVAPPAAVVLVGLRASGKESLVRHILKKLDEPCVFYACTTPADLDRLWFENREAVEAFLLQAPIIVIEDAHLAPDIRLTLSHLVNVNETLEKPSRIFVTASTSLALAKGVRTPAEKLIVEQQLWPFSTAELARNRSKDFVQANLSNLLVYGSLPPVVEDFEHAADFLVDYVDYRMFRDLYNLLVIRNRKGLKSLLDLLARRIGTEVDDGELSRESGLCLETVRRYLQLLELVYVIKIVPTYSQGLRRPPIDRKKIYFTDLGIRNALIRDFSPFAERANAAGLWENFVVMERVKLHNTLRDAKKLFLIRPQWSDPRESDFIELEGEDAVAFACRLTREKAEEHPTALTAYPEIPIRVFTPETYTDDVEG; this is encoded by the coding sequence ATGTCGAATTTTCTTGAGCGAGACCTCGAACCTGCGATCACCGCCGTCGCGCCGCCTGCGGCCGTCGTGCTGGTGGGCCTGCGCGCCAGCGGGAAGGAGTCGCTCGTGCGCCACATCCTCAAGAAACTCGACGAACCGTGCGTCTTCTACGCGTGCACTACTCCCGCCGACCTCGATCGGCTCTGGTTCGAGAACCGCGAGGCGGTCGAGGCGTTTCTGCTTCAGGCCCCGATCATCGTCATCGAGGACGCGCATTTGGCACCCGACATCCGCCTTACGCTCAGCCACCTCGTGAACGTCAATGAAACGCTCGAAAAGCCTTCGCGCATCTTCGTCACCGCTTCCACGTCTCTGGCGCTTGCCAAGGGGGTTCGGACTCCGGCTGAAAAGCTCATTGTCGAGCAGCAGCTGTGGCCCTTCTCGACCGCCGAACTTGCGCGCAACCGCTCGAAGGATTTCGTCCAAGCGAATCTTTCGAACCTTCTCGTCTACGGGTCGCTTCCTCCCGTCGTCGAAGATTTCGAGCACGCCGCCGACTTCCTCGTCGACTACGTCGACTACCGGATGTTCAGGGATCTCTACAACCTTCTGGTGATTCGCAACCGAAAAGGCCTCAAGTCCCTCCTCGATCTCCTTGCTCGCAGGATCGGTACCGAGGTCGACGACGGGGAATTGAGCCGCGAGTCGGGCCTGTGCCTTGAAACCGTTCGACGCTACCTTCAGCTCCTGGAGCTCGTCTACGTCATCAAGATCGTTCCGACCTATTCTCAGGGACTGCGCCGTCCGCCCATCGATCGTAAGAAGATTTACTTCACGGACCTCGGGATTCGAAACGCCCTGATCCGCGATTTTTCGCCCTTCGCGGAGCGCGCCAACGCCGCGGGCCTCTGGGAGAATTTCGTCGTGATGGAACGCGTGAAGCTTCACAACACGCTCCGCGATGCGAAGAAGCTCTTCTTGATCCGTCCGCAGTGGTCCGACCCGCGCGAGTCGGACTTCATCGAGCTTGAGGGCGAGGATGCCGTGGCGTTCGCGTGCCGCCTCACCCGAGAGAAGGCGGAGGAACACCCGACGGCCCTCACGGCCTATCCCGAGATCCCGATCCGCGTCTTTACGCCCGAAACCTACACGGACGACGTCGAGGGCTGA
- a CDS encoding DEAD/DEAH box helicase, with protein MTQHTDGNAYWSAAWLAAFERLTDEKSLKRAANQVKKPGYRAELTDEGIRFSVSKPRGHCFDGWVCSQIDTSDKTWKWFLEDLAARSDLVASILCGELPAEVDELLEQYDISLVPSSPDDFSFGCDCPTGYREPCAHSLTAVQWMAERIARDPFALFEWNGIDLIAELRERGVEPRELANLRIPRFSDHITAAEALVPEATPEVRAGRTPEEILRSIPYALLGESETYPEAYLTRQLTRTVTFGDWMKRCRTKSTKWWKDHRLFMTGRIAVPDELPPNPDGTPASESAVASVKAYFKRVRDESRTYEYDFFKRFPDGPEVQPGKGAYEMSEGEALEEMLLAKRRDADIPDYMTDVAGGVKEAEPEEMPLDLHAPAAQILAMRLGRWRPGVRGLKLGIELSAEGTGLRVAVRDVDTGNAATESQASGDVMLTSDYESKQTKLREAQHEKQEHLLSAREIEALRNPVSFDRYLGALLLFTDLEAHELDPVHEAWRQIAVAAANLVTSGLTIPKPFLPDSLDWAMTRVLMFPIVNDPEVARVVTLLSAAVEPVAEKILEPFNGFRRFLPRALQQLPASRLDARFEFARRTTIAALAFASTAFLRFTNTESLSSRAGLMERLALGHDVSRLDGMLSPDCARFVFRGFLPMIAADLFDFRPVVMLTAVNTAAGFGLTFGIAPKNGNASFGSGGGSPSLPAGRNSVEPVPLSELVSDERWLKYKYPALQALEIVRRLCPQLDDLARHPEEPKLLTTEETADFLFKTAALLRHFGVRTAMPAELRSMVKPRLVARIGAAKMPANVKSYLTQDVLYDFDWRVAIGNQTIDADEFVALAKHKGKIVPLNGSFVYLDPAMVDELLTSLKKAKKPDYFEKFRAVLMGSLDGAEVDVSDVVERIKSGMLDARDRSVPSTVRATLRPYQVRGFSWLMKNIDLGMGSLIADDMGLGKTLQVITALAALKQEGRLNGPEGAQALVVAPMSLLTNWSREVERFAPELTTGLYHGVARELVRSGENAPDIILTTYGTLRSEVELLSKDPFRVLVIDEAQAVKNYASQQARAVRAIRADHVIAMTGTPVENRLLEYWSIFEIVQPKLLGSAADFQRRIAKPVEIDHDPEVLERFKKLTSPFMIRRSKEDKNVISDLPERTTIDTFTTLTKRQAELYKNAVDASFERLNELRDTAIGKKLEKGMAINSGDLRMKRRGEVLRLIGELKAICNSPSQHDWIEGEDGFHADAPDAPDSGKAETLIELLGRLHDAERKVIVFTQFRRMGELLQHWIERETGMRPDFLHGGVSRAGRQAMVDRFQTDRSARVIIVSLKAGGTGLNLTAASAVIHYDLWWNPAVEQQATDRAYRIGQRRDVLVYRFVTAGTFEEKINRMLVEKRELADLAVSAGETWIGDLPEESLRDFLSLSETF; from the coding sequence ATGACCCAGCACACCGACGGTAATGCGTACTGGAGCGCGGCGTGGCTCGCCGCTTTCGAACGGCTCACCGACGAAAAGTCGTTGAAGCGCGCGGCGAATCAGGTGAAAAAGCCCGGCTACCGCGCGGAACTCACCGACGAAGGGATTCGCTTCAGCGTTTCGAAGCCTCGCGGCCACTGCTTCGACGGGTGGGTCTGCTCGCAAATCGATACCTCCGACAAGACCTGGAAGTGGTTCTTGGAGGATCTGGCGGCTCGTTCCGATCTCGTCGCCTCGATTCTGTGCGGGGAGCTCCCCGCCGAGGTGGACGAACTCCTCGAGCAGTACGACATCTCGCTCGTTCCGAGCTCCCCCGACGATTTTTCCTTCGGGTGCGACTGTCCGACGGGTTACCGGGAACCGTGCGCGCATTCGCTTACGGCCGTTCAGTGGATGGCGGAGCGCATCGCGCGCGATCCTTTCGCGCTGTTCGAATGGAACGGGATCGATCTCATTGCCGAACTGCGCGAGCGCGGGGTCGAGCCTCGGGAGCTCGCCAACTTGCGCATCCCCCGTTTTTCGGACCACATCACCGCGGCCGAAGCGCTCGTTCCCGAGGCGACCCCCGAGGTGCGCGCGGGTCGCACGCCCGAAGAGATTTTGCGCTCGATTCCGTATGCCCTGCTCGGTGAATCCGAGACGTATCCGGAAGCCTACCTCACGCGGCAACTCACCCGCACGGTGACGTTCGGCGACTGGATGAAGCGCTGCCGCACGAAGAGCACGAAATGGTGGAAGGACCACCGGCTTTTCATGACGGGTCGCATCGCCGTCCCCGACGAACTTCCGCCGAACCCCGACGGAACGCCTGCGAGCGAATCGGCCGTCGCGAGCGTCAAAGCCTACTTCAAACGCGTTCGCGACGAGAGCCGCACCTACGAGTACGACTTCTTCAAGCGCTTCCCCGACGGTCCCGAGGTGCAACCCGGCAAGGGCGCCTACGAGATGTCGGAAGGCGAAGCCCTTGAGGAGATGCTTCTCGCGAAGCGTAGGGATGCCGATATTCCCGATTACATGACGGATGTGGCGGGCGGCGTCAAAGAAGCGGAACCCGAGGAAATGCCCTTGGACCTGCACGCCCCCGCCGCACAGATTCTCGCGATGCGTCTCGGTCGGTGGCGACCGGGCGTGCGCGGGTTGAAGTTGGGGATCGAACTTTCGGCCGAAGGTACGGGGCTACGCGTCGCGGTGCGTGACGTCGACACCGGGAACGCCGCGACCGAGTCGCAGGCGTCGGGCGACGTCATGCTTACGTCCGACTACGAGTCGAAGCAAACGAAGCTGCGCGAAGCCCAACACGAGAAGCAGGAGCATCTTCTCTCCGCCCGTGAGATCGAGGCGCTCCGCAACCCCGTGTCGTTCGACCGGTACCTGGGGGCGCTCCTCCTTTTCACGGACCTCGAAGCCCACGAGCTCGACCCCGTTCACGAAGCGTGGCGTCAGATTGCGGTTGCGGCGGCGAACCTCGTGACGTCGGGCCTCACCATTCCGAAGCCCTTCCTTCCCGATTCCCTCGACTGGGCGATGACGCGCGTTTTGATGTTCCCGATCGTGAACGATCCGGAGGTCGCCCGCGTCGTGACGCTCTTGTCGGCCGCCGTCGAACCCGTTGCCGAAAAGATTTTGGAACCCTTCAACGGGTTCCGTCGGTTCCTGCCGCGCGCTTTGCAGCAGTTGCCCGCCTCGCGCCTTGACGCGCGCTTCGAATTCGCGCGTCGTACGACGATTGCGGCCCTGGCGTTTGCGTCTACCGCGTTCCTGCGCTTTACGAATACGGAAAGCCTCTCCTCGCGCGCGGGCCTCATGGAGCGCCTCGCCCTGGGGCACGACGTCTCGCGTTTGGACGGGATGCTCTCGCCCGATTGCGCCCGGTTCGTCTTCCGCGGGTTCCTCCCGATGATTGCGGCGGACCTCTTCGACTTCCGCCCGGTCGTGATGCTCACCGCCGTAAATACCGCGGCGGGCTTCGGGCTTACCTTCGGGATCGCGCCCAAAAACGGGAACGCCTCGTTCGGTTCGGGCGGAGGATCGCCCTCTTTGCCTGCGGGCCGCAATTCCGTGGAACCCGTGCCGCTTTCGGAACTTGTCTCGGACGAACGCTGGTTGAAGTACAAGTACCCGGCCCTTCAGGCCCTTGAAATCGTGCGGCGCCTCTGCCCGCAGTTGGACGACCTCGCACGGCACCCCGAGGAGCCGAAGTTGCTCACGACCGAAGAAACCGCGGACTTCCTCTTCAAGACCGCGGCCCTTCTGCGCCACTTCGGCGTTCGCACGGCGATGCCGGCGGAACTCCGCAGTATGGTGAAACCGCGCCTTGTCGCACGGATCGGCGCGGCCAAGATGCCCGCCAACGTGAAGAGCTACCTCACGCAGGACGTTCTCTACGACTTCGACTGGCGCGTCGCGATCGGGAATCAAACGATCGACGCCGACGAATTCGTCGCGCTCGCAAAGCACAAGGGGAAGATCGTTCCCTTGAACGGGTCCTTTGTCTATCTCGACCCCGCGATGGTCGACGAGCTCCTCACGTCCCTCAAAAAGGCGAAAAAGCCCGACTACTTCGAAAAGTTCCGTGCGGTCCTGATGGGCTCCCTCGACGGGGCCGAGGTCGATGTTTCCGATGTGGTCGAGCGCATCAAGAGCGGGATGCTCGACGCGCGCGACCGTTCGGTCCCGTCGACCGTTCGTGCGACGCTGCGTCCCTATCAGGTGCGCGGGTTCTCGTGGCTCATGAAGAACATCGACCTCGGCATGGGCTCGCTCATCGCCGACGACATGGGTCTCGGGAAAACCCTGCAGGTGATTACGGCCTTGGCCGCCCTCAAGCAGGAAGGTCGCTTGAACGGCCCCGAAGGCGCTCAGGCGCTTGTGGTCGCCCCGATGTCGCTTCTCACGAACTGGTCGCGCGAAGTCGAGCGCTTTGCGCCGGAATTGACGACCGGGCTCTACCACGGCGTCGCGCGCGAACTCGTGCGCTCGGGCGAAAACGCGCCCGACATCATTCTCACGACCTACGGGACCCTTCGAAGCGAAGTCGAACTCCTTTCGAAGGATCCCTTCCGCGTGCTTGTCATCGACGAAGCGCAGGCGGTTAAGAACTACGCCTCGCAGCAGGCGCGCGCCGTGCGTGCGATCCGTGCGGACCACGTGATCGCGATGACGGGCACGCCCGTGGAAAACCGGCTCCTCGAATACTGGTCGATCTTCGAAATCGTGCAGCCGAAACTTTTGGGCTCGGCCGCCGACTTCCAGCGCCGGATTGCGAAGCCCGTCGAGATCGATCACGATCCGGAAGTCTTGGAGCGCTTCAAAAAGCTCACGAGCCCCTTCATGATCCGACGCTCGAAGGAAGACAAGAACGTCATTTCGGACCTTCCGGAGCGCACGACCATCGACACCTTCACGACGCTCACGAAGCGCCAGGCGGAGCTCTACAAGAACGCGGTCGACGCGTCCTTCGAGCGTCTCAACGAACTCCGGGATACGGCGATCGGGAAGAAGCTCGAGAAAGGCATGGCGATCAACTCGGGCGACCTGCGGATGAAGCGTCGCGGCGAGGTGCTGCGTCTGATCGGCGAACTCAAAGCGATCTGCAATTCGCCCTCTCAGCACGACTGGATAGAGGGCGAGGACGGCTTTCACGCCGACGCGCCCGATGCGCCCGACTCGGGGAAGGCGGAAACGCTCATCGAACTCTTGGGTCGTTTGCACGATGCGGAACGAAAGGTAATCGTCTTCACGCAGTTCCGCCGCATGGGCGAGCTTCTTCAGCATTGGATCGAGCGGGAAACGGGGATGCGTCCCGACTTCCTCCACGGGGGCGTCTCGCGCGCGGGCCGTCAGGCGATGGTCGACCGGTTCCAGACGGACCGCTCCGCGCGCGTCATCATCGTCTCCTTGAAGGCGGGCGGCACGGGGTTGAATCTCACTGCGGCCTCGGCCGTCATCCACTACGACCTCTGGTGGAATCCGGCCGTCGAGCAGCAGGCGACCGACCGCGCCTACCGCATCGGGCAGCGTCGCGACGTGCTCGTCTATCGCTTCGTCACGGCGGGGACGTTTGAAGAAAAGATCAACCGCATGCTCGTTGAAAAGCGCGAGCTCGCCGACCTCGCGGTCTCCGCGGGCGAAACCTGGATCGGAGACCTTCCCGAAGAGAGCCTGCGCGACTTCCTCAGCCTTTCGGAAACCTTCTGA